From Mycoplasmopsis maculosa, a single genomic window includes:
- a CDS encoding Abi family protein, producing MTTFGQLIKLLDYLNKDIKNLVLNHFAKINQKLNVNYYQLISLMNIFKKIRNIICHNSIILNYELIAPNRKSKYYENISNFIFNNKLDIKIKKTIKLTDIIVIISFINEYNSTKKHC from the coding sequence ATGACAACATTTGGTCAGCTAATTAAACTGCTAGACTATTTAAATAAAGACATAAAAAATTTAGTTTTAAATCATTTTGCTAAAATAAATCAAAAACTGAATGTTAATTATTATCAATTAATAAGTCTAATGAATATTTTCAAAAAAATTAGGAATATTATATGTCACAATTCTATTATTCTGAATTATGAATTAATAGCACCAAATAGAAAAAGTAAATATTATGAAAACATTTCAAATTTTATATTTAACAATAAATTAGATATTAAAATAAAAAAGACAATAAAATTAACTGATATAATTGTGATTATCTCATTTATAAACGAATATAACAGTACTAAAAAACATTGTTAG